The genomic interval GCGACCACAACTCCAGCGTCTCCTTCGTCACGGGCCACGAGGACCCCACGAAGGCCGAATCGGCGGTGAACTGGGAGGCGCTCGCGGCGACGGGAGGGACCATCGTGGTGTACATGGGCGTCGGCAAACTGCCCGACTACACCGCCGTCCTGCGCGACGCGGGCATGGCCGCCGACACGCCCGTCGCGCTCGTCGAGCGCGGGACGTGGCCCGAGCAACGGGTCGCCGTCGGCACGCTCGACGACATCGTCGCCGTCCGCGACGAGGTCGGCATCGAACCGCCCGCCGTGACCGTCATCGGCCCGGTCGCGGCCACGAGAGAGCGCGTCCGCGCGTTCCTGCGGTCGCCGTACGAGCGCCCGGACACGGAAGAGTAAATCACATACGACGATATGAAACCGACCATCGCCGTCTTCCGACCCGACGACGAACGCCTCGCGGACGCGGTCGCCCTGCTGGAGTCGCTGGGCGCGGTGCCCGTCGGCGACCCGATGCTCGAAGTCGCGCCGACCGGGGCCGCGCCGCGCGGGGACGCCGACTACGCGATACTCACATCGAAGACCGGGGTCGAACTCGCCGCCGACGCGGGGTGGAACCCCGGCGACGCCCTCGTCTGTGCCATCGGCGAGGCGACCGCCGGCCACCTCGCCGAACACGGCTACCCGGTCGACCTCGTCCCCGAGGAGTTCTCCTCGGCGGGGCTGGTCGCCGCGCTCGGCGACGACGCGGCCGGCGCGCGCGTCGAGGTAGCCCGCTCGGACCACGGGAGCGACGTGCTGCTCGACGGCCTGAACAACGCCGGGGCGTACGTCCACGAGACCGTCCTCTACGAACTGACCCGCCCCGAGGGGAGCGGCGAGTCGGCGACGCTGGCCGCGGCCGGCGACCTCGACGCCGCGCTGTTCACCTCCTCGCTCACGGTCGAGAACTTCCTCGACGCGGCCGCGGCCCGCGGCGTGCGCGACGCGGCGCTCGCCGGCCTCGACGGCGCGGTCGTCGGCTGTATCGGCGCGCCGACCCGTGAGACGGCGGAGGGCCTCGGCATCGCCGTGGACGTGGTCCCCGACGAGGCCGACTTCGGGGCGCTGGCGCGGGCCGTCGCGGCGCGCTTCGACTGATTGCCGGCGTCGCGCCCTTTTCACCCGACGGTCGCGCAGGCCCGGTATGGGTGGCTGGCGCGCGGTCGGCGCGGTCGCGGGCTGGCAGGCGGCGGCCTCGCTGTGTTACTACTCCGTGTTCGCCGCGACGACGTACTTCCGCGGCACGTTCGGCGTCTCGCGCACCCTCGTCGGGGTGTTGACCGCCGTCGCGACGCTCGGCTACACGCTCAACCTCTTCCCGAGCGGCGCGGCCGTCGACGGGTTCGGCGAGAAGCGCGTGATGGTCGTCGGCCTCGGCGGGCTCGCGGCCGCGACGGCGCTGATGGGCCTCGCCCCCACCGTCCTCGCGCTCGGGGGCGCGGTCTTCCTCCTCGGGACGTTCTACGCGACGGCGATGCCCGCCTCGAACCGCGGCATCGTCAGGAGCGCGCCGCCGGGCCGGGAGAACTCCGCGATGGGGCTGAAGCAGGTCGGCGTCACCGTCGGCTCGGGGGCCGCCTCGCTCGTCGTCGCGGGGGTCGCGACCGTCGCCGCGTGGCAGTGGGGGTTCGGCGTCGTCGCCGTGCTCGCCGCCGGCTACGCGGTCGTCTTCCTCCTCACCTACGAGGGCGGCGGGGGCAGCGGCGAGTGGTCGCTGCCCGACGTGGCGAGCCTCCGGGGGAACCGCGCGTACCTCCTGCTCGTCGTCGCGGGGCTGTTCGTCGGCGCGGTCGTGTTCACGACGGTGAGCTACACCCTGCTGTACGCCGACGAGTCGGTCGGCGTCTCGGCGGCCGCGGCGGGGGTCGTCCTCGCCGGGGTGCAGGCGACGGGGAGCGTCGGTCGCCTCGGGGCCGGCGCGCTCGCCGACCGCCTCGGCGGGGGCCGCGGCGCCGCGACGGTGACCGCCGCGCAGGCAGCCCTCGCCGCCGTGCTGTTCGGCGTCCTCGCGTTCGGCTCGCCGTCGCCCGCCGTCGCCGTCGTCCTCCTGCTGGGCGTAGGGGTCACAATCCTCGGCTCCACGGGCGTGTACTACTCCTGTATGGCCGCGGTCGTCGGCGACGACGAGGTGGGCGCGGCCACCGCCGGCGGACAGACGGCCATCAACGCCGGGGGGCTCGTCGTCCCGCCGGCGTTCGGCTACCTCGCCGACACCGCCGGCTACGGCGCGGGGTGGGCGCTGCTCGCGGGCTGTGGCGTCGCGGCGTTTCTCGCCGTCGCGGCGGTGCGCGCGGTCGGTTAGAACTCAGTTCGAGGTGGGCCGTGAACGCCCCTCGGTGATGCCCTCGTCGCCCTCGTCCTGCACGTCCGGGGTCTCGACGCCCTCGACGGCCTCGGCCACGTCCGTCTCCTTCTCCGTATCGACGTGCCAGCGCTCGACCGTGTTCTCGTAGTCCGCGAGGCGGTTCGAGACGTGTATCTTCAGGTCGTCGTCGTTGACGTTCACCTCCAGGCTGTACTCGTCGCCGCGTCGGCCGACGTTCGCGCTCACGAGTTCGTTGTCGAAGTAGTACGGCGCGATGCGCGTCATGACGTTCTTGTACACCGCGCCCTCCACCTTGCGGATGGCCTTGCGGCCGGCGGAGTCGGCGGCGCGCGCGAGGTGGCCGACGGACTCGCGCCACTCGTCGACGGCCTCCTCGGGGTCGTCCAGCTTCCCGTAGGAGTCGGCGAGCTTGTCGCCGGCGGCCTTCACGTCCTCGTCGGGGTCGACGCCCTCCTTCTCGCCGGTCCCCTCGCCGACGCTCGCCTGTTCCGCGGTCTTCTCGTTGACGTCCTCGTCCAGCCGCTCGTGCTGTTTCGGGCGCCACTCGTCCCACGCGTCGAACGCCCCGTCGGGGACGGTCACGTCGTCGCGCTCCCGGCCCACGTCGCGCAGCGCGCGGGTGACGCGCTCGCCGTGTTCCACGATGTCGCCCCACGTGCCGCGTTCGCTGAACCCGGAGACGCTCTCCTCCATTCTCGGCTCCTACCGTCCCCGTGCGAATAACGGTTCCGTCACCGCCGGCCGTAGGTGAGACCCGTCGCCCACGAGTCGAGCCGGTCCTTGACGCCTTCGAGCCACGCCGCGGGCGACACCGCCCGCGCCTCCGACTCGTCGAGCTCGATGCGGTCGCCCTCGTACGGGTCCGGCGACTCCTCCATCAGCTCGCTCGTGGTGCTCATCGCACAGCGCCCGCACGATTCGGCCTTCTTGCCGCCCATGGCCGCCGTTTACGGCGCGCGTTGGTTAACTCTTGTCGTGGGTGTTTTCTCCCCCCGCGACGGACGGGCCGGTATGGGTTACCACCACGTCGACGTGTCGGCGCTGGAGCCGGCGCCGGACCGCCCCTCGACGAAGCGCTCCGTCAGCGACGCCTGCGGGCTCGACCACCTCGCGGCGCACGTGTACGAGGTCGCGCCCGGCGAGGAGATACCGCTCGCGTACCACTACCACGACGAGCAGGAGGAGGTGTTCTACGTGACCGAGGGGGAGCTCCGCGTCGAGACCCCCGAGGGCGACTACCTCGTGCCCGCGGGCGACGCCTTCGTCTGCGAGCCGGAGAGCCCGCAGTTCGCCGCCGTCCCCGAGGACGGCGAGGCGACGACGGTGTTCGTCGTCGGCGCGCCGCCCGTCGACGACGCCCACCCGTACGACCCCGACGCCGACGAGCCGTGAGCCGCGACGACGAGGGGGAGCCGGAGCTCGACCGCCCGGAGTGGGACGACGAGTACCTCGACCGGGTCGCGGAGCGGCTGATGTACCACTACGACCTGGAGAAGGACGAGCGCGTCCGCGACCGGCGGTTCCCGCTCGTCGGGCGGCTGCTCATGGAGAGCCGCAAGCAGTTCCTCCACCCGAGCCTGAACTACGCCCGCGAGAACGCCCGCGAACACCTGTTCGTGGACCGCATCGCCGCCCCGACGGTCGCGGACCTCGACCGCCTCGTCGAGCTCGGTCACGCGCTCGCGGACCTGTGGATCGAGGCCGACGAGGAGCACCGCAGCACCGAGTTCACCTTCGTCGTCCTCGCCGACGACCTCGGCGACGAGGTGCGCGAGCACGTCTCCGGCTTCCGCGACCGGACCCTGCTGAAGTACGGCTACTACGGCCACTACGAGGTGAACCTCGTCGTCGTCGCGCCCGGGGCGGAGGCGTACGTCGCGAGCAGCGAGGCCGACGTGTGGCGCGCGTTCGCCCCGTGGGCCGACGAGGACCCCGACCCGGAGCCGGGGCTGGTCGCGCGGCTGCGCGGGCTGTTCGGGCGCTCCGAATAAGGAAAACGGGTCGGCGCGTCCGTCAGTCGTCCGCCGGTGCGCCGGTGTAACTGTCGCGGACCTCGTTGATGTTCTTGTAGCCCATGTAGCCGAGCGAGAGCGCCAGTCCCGCGAGCACCAGGGCGAGGACGCTCTGGAGCGCGTACGAGATGACGTCGAATATCGTCGAGGCGTTCTCGCCGGTCGCGCCGAGGTTGTTGACGGCGTCGAGCGTCGCCAGCGGGTTCCGGTAGAGCCCGAGGATGAGCAGCGCCGTCAGCGTGACGGCGAGCATCAGCGCCATCGGGACGCCGGTCGAGATGAGCTGCTTGGAGTCGTCCC from Halosegnis marinus carries:
- a CDS encoding uroporphyrinogen-III synthase; protein product: MKPTIAVFRPDDERLADAVALLESLGAVPVGDPMLEVAPTGAAPRGDADYAILTSKTGVELAADAGWNPGDALVCAIGEATAGHLAEHGYPVDLVPEEFSSAGLVAALGDDAAGARVEVARSDHGSDVLLDGLNNAGAYVHETVLYELTRPEGSGESATLAAAGDLDAALFTSSLTVENFLDAAAARGVRDAALAGLDGAVVGCIGAPTRETAEGLGIAVDVVPDEADFGALARAVAARFD
- a CDS encoding MFS transporter codes for the protein MGGWRAVGAVAGWQAAASLCYYSVFAATTYFRGTFGVSRTLVGVLTAVATLGYTLNLFPSGAAVDGFGEKRVMVVGLGGLAAATALMGLAPTVLALGGAVFLLGTFYATAMPASNRGIVRSAPPGRENSAMGLKQVGVTVGSGAASLVVAGVATVAAWQWGFGVVAVLAAGYAVVFLLTYEGGGGSGEWSLPDVASLRGNRAYLLLVVAGLFVGAVVFTTVSYTLLYADESVGVSAAAAGVVLAGVQATGSVGRLGAGALADRLGGGRGAATVTAAQAALAAVLFGVLAFGSPSPAVAVVLLLGVGVTILGSTGVYYSCMAAVVGDDEVGAATAGGQTAINAGGLVVPPAFGYLADTAGYGAGWALLAGCGVAAFLAVAAVRAVG
- a CDS encoding DUF5828 family protein, whose protein sequence is MEESVSGFSERGTWGDIVEHGERVTRALRDVGRERDDVTVPDGAFDAWDEWRPKQHERLDEDVNEKTAEQASVGEGTGEKEGVDPDEDVKAAGDKLADSYGKLDDPEEAVDEWRESVGHLARAADSAGRKAIRKVEGAVYKNVMTRIAPYYFDNELVSANVGRRGDEYSLEVNVNDDDLKIHVSNRLADYENTVERWHVDTEKETDVAEAVEGVETPDVQDEGDEGITEGRSRPTSN
- a CDS encoding cupin domain-containing protein; translation: MGYHHVDVSALEPAPDRPSTKRSVSDACGLDHLAAHVYEVAPGEEIPLAYHYHDEQEEVFYVTEGELRVETPEGDYLVPAGDAFVCEPESPQFAAVPEDGEATTVFVVGAPPVDDAHPYDPDADEP